Within Massilia litorea, the genomic segment GGTCGAGCCGGTGCCGGGCGGCGTCGCCATCGAGATGGCGGCGCCCGATGCCGCGGCGCTGGCGCGCCTGCGCGCCCTGCAGCCGGCCCTCGACGCAGCGGTGGAACGCGCGGGACTGGTCGTGGTGAGGTGGCATTTCAGGACCGGCATCGTGCCGGCCGGGGCGGCGCACGCGCTGCTGGCGGCGGAGGATGCGGCGGAGGTGTTGACCTTGCCGGTGTTCCGGGCGGTGGCGGAGTTGGCCTTGATGTTGCCGGCGCAGGGGTGATTGGCTGGCCGTAGTGGTTTGCATGGGTACGAACGCGTGGGCACGGGTGCCCACCCTACGTTACACAAGCGCCAATGGTGAAAAACACCTGCTACCGTCGTGCATCGTAGGGTGGGCACCTGTGCCCACGCGTTTACATCGTGTGCACGTCGCGAATTACCCTACCGTCCCCACGATCGACACTTCCCGGTTCTCGGGAATCTCGTTATACGACAGCACATTCAGCCCCGGCGCAAACAGCTTGGCATAACGCGCCAGCAGCGGCCGCACCTGCGGCAGCACCAGCAGCAGCGGCGGCGTGTGCTGCCCCTTCATCTGCTCGCGCGCGACCGGCATGTTGATCTGCAGTTGCGACAGCAGCTGCGGATCGATCGGGTAGTTGTCCAGCGCGACCTTCCCGCCCCCGCTCTGGCGCGCCTGGTTCAGGGAACCGAGCAGCATGTTTTCCAACTCGGCCGACAGGTTAAAGGCCGGCATGTCCTTCTTCTTGCCGAACAGGCCGGAGACGATCTGGCGCCGCAGCGCGCAGCGCACTTCGGCCGCCAGCAGGATCGGATCCTTGGTGGTTTCCGAAGAGTCCAGCAGCGTGGTGCCGATGACGACGATATCCTTCAGCGACACGCCTTCCGCCAATAACACGCGGAACACCCGCAGCAGCTGGGTGTGGTTCAGCGCCTTTTCCAGTGCGCTCGCGAGCTTCGGCGAGAGCGCAGTCAGGCGCTCCATCAGCGCCGGCACGTCGTCGTGGCGGAACAGTTCGTGCAGGTGGTCGCGGATCACTTTCGAGCAGTGGGTCGCGATCACGCTCGGCACCTCGACCACCTGGTAACCGAGGCCCAGCGCATGGCCCTTCTGGTCGGGCGTGATCCAGGTGACGGCCATTCCAAAGGCCGGTTCCAGGCCCGGGATGCCATCGAGTTCGCCGTAGACGTTGGGCGACGGGATCGCCATCAGGTGTTCGGGATGAACCTCGCCCTCGGCCACGACCACGCCCGACAGGCTGACCGAATACTGCGAAGGCCGCAATGCGAGATCGTCGCGCACGCCGATGGCGGGCAACAGCACGCCCATCGACTCGGACAGGCTCTGGCGGATGCCCTTGATGCGCTTGGTGAGCTGCTCGCCCTGCGCCTTGTCGACCATGTTCACGAGTTTATAACCGACCGCCACCGAAATCGGCTGCACCACCGGCAGCTGTTCCCAGTCGAGTTCCGGCGCGCGGTCGTCGCGCAGGGCCGCTTCGATCGCGGCCACGCCGGCATTGTCGGCCGGCTGCACGCGGGTATGCAGGCGCCAGCCGGCGTAGCCCAGGGCGGCGGCGAAGACGAAGAAGACCAGCTTCGGCATGCCCGGCACCAGGGCCAGGATCACCATCACGCCGGAGGCGGCGAACAGCGTCGTCGGCTGGGCCAGCAGCTGGCTGCCGACCTGTTTATCGAGGTCCCCTGCTTCGCCGATGCGCGTCACCAGGATGGCGGCGGCGGCCGACAGCAGCAGCGCGGGGATCTGCGCGACCAGGCCGTCGCCGATGGTGAGCAGCGCATACACGCGGAAGGCTTCGCCGAGCGGCAGGTCGTACATCAGCGAACCGATTGCGATACCGCCGATCAGGTTGATGATCAGGATCAGGATCGAGGCGACGGCATCGCCGCGCACGAATTTGGAAGCGCCGTCCATCGCGCCGTAGAAGTCGGCTTCGGCGGCGACTTCCTTGCGGCGCAGCTGCGCTTTTTCCTGATTGATCAGTCCCGCGTTCAGGTCGGCGTCGATCGCCATCTGTTTGCCGGGCAGCGCGTCGAGGGTGAAGCGCGCCGACACTTCGGAGATACGTTCCGAACCCTTGGTCACGACCACGAAATTAATGATCATCAGGATGATGAACACCACCAGGCCGACCACGAAATTGCCGCCGATGACGACGTTGCCGAAGGATTCGATGACGTTACCGGCGGCGTGCGTGCCTTCGTGGCCATGCAGCAGGACCACGCGCGTGGAGGCCACATTCAGGGCGAGGCGCATCAGCGTGGTGCCGAGAATGACCGTCGGGAAGACCGAGAAGTCGAGCGGCCGGCGGGCAGAGACCGCGACCAGGATCACGATCAGGGCCAGCACGATGTTGAAGGTGAACAGGACGTCGAGCAGCACCGGCGGCAGCGGCAGCATGATCATCCCCAGCAGCATCAGGAGGAAGACCGGGGCGGCAAACTTCTGGCGCCGCAGTTCGGCGATAAAGGCGTTCAGGGAATTCATGAAGCGGATACCTCGCTCAAATGGTGTGGCACGGCCACGTCATTGGGGAACCGTGGGGGCGCCTGGCGCCGGCCATCACGGAAAGCATTCAATTGCAGCACATAGTTCAGCACCTGCGACACGGCCTGGTAAAGCTGGGCCGGAATCTGCTGCTGCACCTGGCTGGTGTTGTAGATCGCGCGCGCCAGCGGCGGCAGCGACACTGTCTCGATCTTGTGTTTCGCGGCGACGCCCTTGATGTAGAGCGCCATCTCGTCGACGCCCTTGGCCACCACGTACGGCGCCTCGGCACGGTTCGTATCGTATTTCAGGGCCACCGCGTAGTGCTCGGGATTGACGATCACGACGTCGGCCGTCGGCACCGTCTTGTTCACGCTGCGCTGGGCCAGCTGGCGCTGCAACTGGCGCACGCGCTGCTTCACTTCAGGGCGGCCCTCGCTGGTCTTGTGTTCTTCCTTCTGGTCCTGCTTGCTCATCCGCTGGTTCTTCGCAAACTGGAAGGCCTGGATCGGCACGTCGAGCACGGCGAAGATCACGAACACGGCGACCAGCGCGAACAGAGCGTCGAACATCATCGTCCCGCCGTGCACGATGGCGTCGCCCAGGGGCAGGCGTTGCAGGTCGATGTAGCCCGAGATGCCGGAGCGCGTCACGTGCACCAGCACGAAGCCCAGCACGACCGCCTTGCCCACCGCGACCGCAAAGCCGACCAGGTGCTTCTGGCTGAGCAGGTTGCCCAGGTTTTTCATCGGACTGAGGCGCTCGGCCTTCGGCATCAGGTTCTGCCCCGACATCACCCACCCGCCCGGCACCAGGCCGCCGACGACGATCGCCGCCGGCACCACCGCCAGCGGCAGCACCATCTTGACGAACAGCGTGGCGGCGGCCATGAAGACCACCGACATCGCGTTTTCCATCGCCCCCGTTTCTCCGAGCGGAACGAAGACGAGCCTGAAGATCGACCTGAACGATTCCAGGTAGGCCGGCAGCATCATCGAGAACACCTTCAGGCTCACCAGGATACCGATTGCGGTGGCCAGATCGCGCGAGCGGACCACCTGCCCTTCCTGGCGCGCTTTCCTCAGCTTTTGCGCTGAGGCCTTTTCGGTTTTGTCGCCGGTATCAGCCACGAGCGGCCCTCATCTGTTGCTGCAGCATTTCGAGTACCGCATTCGTCACCTGGATATAGTGTTCGGGGATGAAGCGCACCAGCTGCACCAGCATCATCAGGCCGAAGATGGTCACCAGCGAAAAGCCCAGCGAAAACAGATTCAGAGAGGGCGCCACGCGGTTCAGGAAGCCGAAGCCGATCTGCACCACCATCGTCGAAAACACGATCGGGAGCGCCAGCAGCATGGCCGCGGCGAACACCCAGCCCACGTTCAGCGCCACCGTCTGCAGCACGATCGACCCGAGCCCCTGCCCCACCGGCCAGGCGTGGAAGCTCTGGCCCAGGACCGTCGTCAGCACGAGGTGCCCGTCGATCGCGAAGAAGACGAAGATCGCGACCAGCGCCAGCAGGCTCGAGATCACGTCCGACTGCTGGCCGTTGACCGGGTCGTTCATCTGCGCCATCGAAAAGCCGATCTGGCTCGAGGCGAGAAAGCCGAGCATCGAGATGGCCGATGTTGCGAACTGCAGCGCGAAACCCATCACGCCGCCGATCACCGCCTGCTCGAACATGGCGACCACGCCGGCCAGCGAAAACGGATCGGGCATGGCCATGTTTTTCGTCAGCGGCAGCATCAGGAAGGCGATCACCAGCGACAGCAGCGCGCGCACGGGAATCGGCACCATGCCGTCGCCGATCGCCGGCGCGCTCGATAACAGCGCCATGATGCGGCAGAACGGCCACCACAGGGCGCCGATCAACGGCAGCAGGTAGCTGACGAAATCCATCTAGCTTGCTAATGTGGCCGCGCGCTGGAACACCGACACGCAATAGTCCATCAGGTAGCCGGTCATCCAGTGACCGGCCAGGATCAGCGCCGCCAGCGTCACCAGGAGGCGCGGCAGGAAG encodes:
- the flhB gene encoding flagellar type III secretion system protein FlhB — its product is MADTGDKTEKASAQKLRKARQEGQVVRSRDLATAIGILVSLKVFSMMLPAYLESFRSIFRLVFVPLGETGAMENAMSVVFMAAATLFVKMVLPLAVVPAAIVVGGLVPGGWVMSGQNLMPKAERLSPMKNLGNLLSQKHLVGFAVAVGKAVVLGFVLVHVTRSGISGYIDLQRLPLGDAIVHGGTMMFDALFALVAVFVIFAVLDVPIQAFQFAKNQRMSKQDQKEEHKTSEGRPEVKQRVRQLQRQLAQRSVNKTVPTADVVIVNPEHYAVALKYDTNRAEAPYVVAKGVDEMALYIKGVAAKHKIETVSLPPLARAIYNTSQVQQQIPAQLYQAVSQVLNYVLQLNAFRDGRRQAPPRFPNDVAVPHHLSEVSAS
- a CDS encoding flagellar biosynthesis protein FlhA, with protein sequence MNSLNAFIAELRRQKFAAPVFLLMLLGMIMLPLPPVLLDVLFTFNIVLALIVILVAVSARRPLDFSVFPTVILGTTLMRLALNVASTRVVLLHGHEGTHAAGNVIESFGNVVIGGNFVVGLVVFIILMIINFVVVTKGSERISEVSARFTLDALPGKQMAIDADLNAGLINQEKAQLRRKEVAAEADFYGAMDGASKFVRGDAVASILILIINLIGGIAIGSLMYDLPLGEAFRVYALLTIGDGLVAQIPALLLSAAAAILVTRIGEAGDLDKQVGSQLLAQPTTLFAASGVMVILALVPGMPKLVFFVFAAALGYAGWRLHTRVQPADNAGVAAIEAALRDDRAPELDWEQLPVVQPISVAVGYKLVNMVDKAQGEQLTKRIKGIRQSLSESMGVLLPAIGVRDDLALRPSQYSVSLSGVVVAEGEVHPEHLMAIPSPNVYGELDGIPGLEPAFGMAVTWITPDQKGHALGLGYQVVEVPSVIATHCSKVIRDHLHELFRHDDVPALMERLTALSPKLASALEKALNHTQLLRVFRVLLAEGVSLKDIVVIGTTLLDSSETTKDPILLAAEVRCALRRQIVSGLFGKKKDMPAFNLSAELENMLLGSLNQARQSGGGKVALDNYPIDPQLLSQLQINMPVAREQMKGQHTPPLLLVLPQVRPLLARYAKLFAPGLNVLSYNEIPENREVSIVGTVG
- the fliR gene encoding flagellar biosynthetic protein FliR yields the protein MDFVSYLLPLIGALWWPFCRIMALLSSAPAIGDGMVPIPVRALLSLVIAFLMLPLTKNMAMPDPFSLAGVVAMFEQAVIGGVMGFALQFATSAISMLGFLASSQIGFSMAQMNDPVNGQQSDVISSLLALVAIFVFFAIDGHLVLTTVLGQSFHAWPVGQGLGSIVLQTVALNVGWVFAAAMLLALPIVFSTMVVQIGFGFLNRVAPSLNLFSLGFSLVTIFGLMMLVQLVRFIPEHYIQVTNAVLEMLQQQMRAARG